In a single window of the Diospyros lotus cultivar Yz01 chromosome 10, ASM1463336v1, whole genome shotgun sequence genome:
- the LOC127811778 gene encoding crocetin glucosyltransferase, chloroplastic-like — MDELRLAGSKSLAELITTLAADGSRVSFLIYSLILGWAAAVARDMRVPSAYLSVQSATCFAIYHRFFNSSNGLCHGGTADIDPSISIKLAGMPLISSNDIPTFLLPNSPHNYVIKAIQEHIETLEDDPNPCVLVNTFDALKEDAIRAVDSMNLIAIGPLVPVLFSDEEREISDSSMRIDLFEQSREYLDWLNSKPDSSAIYVSFGSLVALQQKQTEEIFRALVASHRPFLWVIRSSEYGREVKDMIEPELSEETGLIVPWCSQTDVLRHRSIQCFVTHCGWNSAVESLVAGVPVVACPQFLDQTTNAKAVEEVWGTGVRAAANGEGVVEREEMKRCLEAVMGSGERGEEIRRNALKWKQLAMGAVKSGGSSHSNLNHFLSTLP, encoded by the coding sequence ATGGACGAGCTGCGGCTCGCCGGGAGCAAATCACTGGCCGAACTGATCACTACCCTCGCCGCCGACGGCAGTCGGGTGAGCTTCCTTATCTATTCCCTGATCCTCGGCTGGGCCGCCGCCGTGGCTCGTGACATGCGGGTGCCCTCTGCGTACCTTTCCGTTCAGTCTGCAACTTGTTTCGCTATATACCACAGGTTCTTCAACAGTAGCAACGGTCTCTGCCATGGCGGTACCGCCGATATTGACCCATCCATTTCGATAAAATTAGCCGGAATGCCTTTGATATCATCCAACGACATCCCGACGTTTCTCTTGCCGAACAGTCCACACAATTATGTGATCAAGGCCATCCAAGAACACATAGAAACCCTAGAAGACGATCCAAACCCTTGCGTGCTTGTCAACACGTTTGATGCGTTGAAAGAAGACGCAATTAGAGCCGTCGATTCCATGAACTTGATCGCGATCGGGCCGTTAGTTCCAGTTCTTTTCAGTGATGAAGAAAGAGAGATCTCAGATTCGTCCATGAGAATTGATCTCTTCGAGCAGTCCAGAGAGTACCTCGACTGGTTAAACTCAAAGCCAGATTCCTCGGCGATCTACGTCTCGTTCGGAAGCCTGGTGGCGTTACAGCAGAAGCAAACGGAAGAGATTTTCCGAGCACTCGTGGCGAGTCACCGGCCGTTCCTGTGGGTGATTAGATCGTCGGAATACGGAAGAGAAGTGAAGGACATGATCGAGCCAGAGTTGAGCGAAGAAACAGGCTTGATAGTGCCGTGGTGCTCGCAGACGGATGTGCTGCGCCACCGGTCCATCCAGTGTTTTGTGACGCATTGCGGGTGGAACTCGGCGGTGGAGAGCCTTGTAGCCGGCGTGCCGGTGGTGGCGTGTCCGCAGTTTTTGGACCAGACCACAAATGCTAAGGCGGTGGAGGAGGTGTGGGGGACCGGCGTGAGAGCGGCGGCGAATGGAGAAGGGGTGgtggagagagaagagatgaagCGGTGTTTGGAGGCGGTGATGGGCAGCggagagagaggggaagagaTCAGAAGGAATGCATTGAAGTGGAAGCAGCTGGCCATGGGAGCTGTCAAGAGCGGTGGTTCTTCACACTCCAACTTGAACCACTTCTTGTCCACGTTACCTTAA